A region from the Leucoraja erinacea ecotype New England chromosome 18, Leri_hhj_1, whole genome shotgun sequence genome encodes:
- the rassf10b gene encoding ras association domain-containing protein 10 yields the protein MGVGTVPGDADTLDQGSWDADTEEGVSAGGRSSRTVGEREGKDWRLPEAGMEGEECKISVWVCQEEKLVSGLSKRTSCQDVIAALLEEARLSDLLSGAPDTYCLVEKWRGFERTLPNKTKMLRLWTAWGEERDNVTFVLEKTRVALGRTGPRSAQAKVVNSKGNPCRVRAAAGSSMAMSRDKHRRVVRKAFRKLAKMKRCHKQGSGTQGWRSGERMETLVHLVLSQDHTIRQQMQRLRELERDIERCEARVHQDRMREHGANYVQDTYLEGGSGGAPGPRGEGEEGAEWPGTGVDGVPLEAGRLRDELDASVSAGRRLAGELETCALELERSRADRELRRGEMERLLRELRQAQRAGQDPQTPGQTPTGCPAATATATATDDSDTGLSSMNSLDSDPTPVSESLV from the coding sequence ATGGGTGTGGGCACGGTGCCGGGAGATGCCGATACACTGGACCAGGGGTCGTGGGACGCTGATACCGAGGAGGGAGTGAGCGCCGGTGGCCGCAGCTCCCGGACAGTcggcgagagagaggggaaggactgGCGACTCCCCGAGgccgggatggagggagaggagtgcAAGATCAGCGTGTGGGTCTGTCAGGAGGAGAAGTTGGTCTCCGGCCTGTCCAAACGCACCAGCTGCCAGGACGTGATCGCCGCTCTGCTGGAAGAGGCGAGGCTGAGTGACCTGTTGTCCGGTGCCCCGGACACCTACTGCCTGGTGGAGAAGTGGCGAGGCTTCGAGAGGACTTTGCCCAACAAGACCAAGATGCTGAGACTGTGGACGGCGTGGGGAGAGGAGCGGGATAATGTCACATTCGTGCTGGAGAAGACGCGAGTGGCGCTGGGCAGGACGGGGCCGAGGAGCGCTCAGGCCAAGGTGGTGAACAGCAAGGGCAACCCGTGCAGGGTGCGGGCAGCGGCGGGCAGCAGCATGGCCATGTCCCGGGACAAGCACAGGAGAGTGGTGAGGAAGGCGTTCAGGAAGCTGGCCAAGATGAAGCGGTGCCACAAGCAGGGGAGCGGGACACAGGGGTGGAGGAGCGGGGAGCGCATGGAGACCCTGGTTCACCTGGTCCTGTCTCAGGACCACACCATCCGCCAGCAGATGCAGCGGCTGCGGGAGCTGGAGCGGGACATCGAGCGCTGCGAGGCCAGGGTTCACCAGGACAGGATGAGGGAGCACGGAGCCAACTATGTGCAGGACACGTACCTGGAGGGAGGGAGCGGCGGGGCCCCGGGGCcgcggggggaaggggaggaaggggccGAGTGGCCGGGGACTGGGGTGGACGGGGTCCCGCTAGAGGCCGGGAGGCTCCGGGATGAGCTGGACGCCAGTGTGAGCGCCGGGCGGCGTCTGGCCGGCGAGCTGGAGACTTGCGCCCTGGAGCTGGAGCGCAGCCGGGCTGACCGTGAACTCAggcggggagagatggagaggttgTTGCGGGAACTGCGCCAAGCGCAGCGGGCCGGCCAAGACCCCCAGACCCCGGGCCAGACCCCCACAGGCTGCCCCgccgccaccgccaccgccaccgccaccgACGACTCCGACACCGGCCTCAGCTCCATGAACAGTCTGGACTCTGACCCGACCCCCGTCTCTGAATCCCTCGTCTAG